GTCACCTTAGTTAAGGATGATGAAACTCTCTTGCTAGCGGTTAAATGATGGattgaagatgatgatgaagctCTGATGAATCTCTTCTTAATCCAGGTCAGATGATGGATTGAAAATGAGCACATTATATTAAGATATTTTAAAGAGAGAGATAAATAAAAAAGTAAGAGTTAGTCACATATTTATAAGTGAGATAGAATATGAAAATTATATGAGATTAATTGTATAATGTGTAAAATATAAGTTCATTGTATTATTAAGTGCGTTGTAAATATAAGTTAATATGAAAATTATATAAGATTAAATGTATTATGTGTAAAATATAAGTTCAATAAGTGTATTGTAAATATAAGTCAAAATGAAAATTATATCAGATTAAATGTATTATGTGTAAAATATAAGTTTAATATATTATTAGTTGTACTGTAACAAGTTAAATGAATTAACggttaaaatattataatatatacatgtatacattTCAAGTCGCAAAAAAACTAGAAAATGATTAACAAAAATCTAAAAAATGAGTGTCCAAGGATTTGCACAGAAAATGAGGATGGTTATTTGGGTAACATATTTGAACTGCATTTTATAATCTTGACTCAGAAACTATGATAAACATGCGTCCGACGACAGTCTTACGGGCAGGTGAATTTTTTTTATTGGGTGTGAAATATTAATTAATCTACCTAACTTTTTTTTTGACAGAATTAATCTACCTAACTTAATTAATAAGAAAGTAGAAAAAAGGCATAGTTTAATAGGTGAGTAGGCCATGAACTTGGGAGAGAGTTAAGGTAGGGACATTTGTAGGGTGTTATAATTGTGGTTTAGTTGGCAGAAACAGGCAGCAACAGCTAGATGAGAACGAACCAAAATTTAGTGCTTGTCTGAAacgtgtgtgtttgtgtgtgagagagaaaaaagaaaataaaaagaaaggGGTAAAGGCTAGTTGGGCTGCAGAAGCAGCTGCAATGTCTCAGTGCCTGAAAAGATTCAGTGGAATCAATTTCTTGCCTTTCCCTTAATCTTGCAACTTGGGTTGTCTCATTTTTTATTATTGCCccttcttgattttcttgattttcttgaattttcttgaaatATATTTGACCCAAATGTGTGTTTAGCTGTGTGAATGGAATCCAAAGATGAAGACTTGCATTAGGGTGAGTTTGGTTTGATGGGTCATTTTTATTTGGTGATTCTGAGCCTTCTTTATGATAAAGTTGTGATTTTTATGTAGTGTGTGTAATAATTTTTCTCTTTTTAACAGAGAGAAAATGAGGAAGAAGGGGATTGGTGGAAGCAGGTTTTGCCATCAGAGTTGAGCCAATGCTGTGTTTGATGTTATCCATAAGCCCCCCCCCCAGTCAGGTActcagtctctctctctctctctctctctctctctctctctctctctccctctccctctctcccccTTTGCTCTCTTTCATGCATCACTCTCTATTATTTTATTGTTTATTTATCTATATAATATTGTTTGTATGTATATTGGTCCTGTCATATTGTTTTGCTTCAACATGTGACTATGCTGGGTATTTTTCTTGCTATGAAGATTATTTACTGTTGCGATTATTATCAAAATCATCACTTGTTCCATCCAAATACATCAAGTGAGTTACATATTGCTAAAATGATTCAATCTAGTCAcatatttgaaattttttaatctACTTGGTGAAAAGTTGAAATTTTGTATCAATTTAGTCATTCCCAGATGATCTTCTCGATACAAATTTTCAAATTAGTTACTTCAGTCTTTTTTTTACAATGAGTGATTAATTATGATATATTTGGATCCATTATATGATGTATCTGATAATTAGCCCctttattattatttgtattttaaaaattttatttttgttgttgGGCAATTTTATATTTGTTGTTGGATTTGAACTACGGACGAGTTCGGTTAGTGAGTATTGGAATGGAGGTTAAGAAAATTAGAGGCACACGATAAGGATGATGGATATAAGTGAAGATCAGATTGGAGCATATGATTGTGATGAAAGGAAATGACGAAATTTGTGATAATTATAGAGTACGAAAATAGAATGTGTGTATTTTACACACATATAACATAGTCTAATAATGAGTTTAGGAATGGATAATGTGCTTCACTATTATCCAAATGATGTAGTAATTCATCATATTGTGTATCATTTCATTTCTTCCAACCAAACACTATCTAAGTTTTGGATGTTCGAGTATCCACCCTTTTGTAAGACCTTCTTTTAATGTAGCTTTTATTAATAGTGCGTGTTATTAATGTATTTAGGTTCATCATTTTGATGAATAAATTTATGTTAATATGTTATTCTCCCTACGCGTGATTTTATTTTTGAAACTATGATATTTCATTCCTAGAATATACACTTTTTCCGTCCATTATCAAACTATTTAATTGTGTTATCTGGCCCTAACAGCTTTTATTAAAGCATATACGGGTTTGGTACTAATTATTTGAAATTATCAGAAGTGAGTCTTTGCCAAGAGGAAAGCCATCCACATAGGTTTTTTTAGTTATAGATAAGTGTTGGTTTAAGGTTCATGAATGTCAATCTATCCATCTTAGCAAAATTTCTATTCCTTTTCTCTCTTATCTGCGTGAAAAAGCCGATAAGATCTTAAGATTGTAGGAGGCCAAGTAAGtagaaataaaacaaaaaaatgatGTGTGAATATGGTATTGTAAGTTATTTTATCAACTGTAGTAGTGATGCTAACGTATATTAGAGTTTTGATGATGCAATTTCATGGACTTGTTTGTTGGTTATTATCATTCATCATCCATAACAATTCAAAATAAAATTGGATACGTCTCTAACTATCAATAATTCCAAAATTGTTAAGACTAATTTACTCCATATGGCAAGACGGTTAATCAAAATCGCTTATGTTGTACAAAGTATTCATATATACATGTCAGTTAGTAGGACCCCCCCCCACACACACACCttcacacacatatatatgtgtgtgtatatgtatatataatggTTCGTGACTAGTTTGTTGCAGTCTAGTTGCATCATTTTTGGACTTAAAATTAGCTTAACCCCAGAAATCTCTTAAGGAAGAGTCATGGTATTTTACATTGTTGTCATTTTATTGGCATAAATTTTATAATCTAAGATATGTCTTAGTAATTAGCTCTGTAATTCGACCGTGATATGTAAGTACAGACTTATTAATGCCCACCGCACTCTGTGCAAACTTTATATCTTTCTTATACTTCTCCATTTCTTCTTCAAATCATATAAATGCTATAGATGCGCATACCAGAAGCACATGCATACAGGCAAGTGTTATAGGACCTCATGGACCTGAATAGTGGAGCAATGAATGAAAACAATGGAAAGAAACCAGTTGTAATCGCAAGTAGAGTGGTCCAAGCTTGCTTGGAGCCTCTAGAGTGAGAGAAATTTCAAGTTTTAGAACAATGACTTTGTAGAATCTATCAAATTTTACAGTGCATCCATTCTATTCTATAGCACTCTACAAATTATAGCCAACACTAAAACAGAGCTCTATTGACTTATGTAGTGCTGTTAAGGTGTAAAGAAATTTTTATCTACCTTCGTCTCTTATCAAGTTAGGTATTGATTTTAGAAAGGAAATCAGAGTATATTGCACTTTATAAGACAATGCACATACGAGAGACCACAAGTATTTTAGCCTCCGGTTGATGAGTCAGTAACATTCACTAAAAATAGTTTGATTGTAATTTATTCAGAGCAGTAGCAGTAAACTAGAGGGATTTTTTACTGCTCCTTTTCCATTTCTAGATGCATAGGAAATGCCACGTGAAGGGTGGTGGAATACAACAGTTGATAGTGATTCTTCCTACTTAGATGGTAGTGCCCCCTTTACAGTTAAGCTTTTCTATTCATTTACTTTACTGATCAATTTTTGTTCGTAGAGTCAATGTTATGGTATGGATACTTATTATTAGCATTTACAGGCAAAGAACCTAATTTGATACCTTACATACTTTAGTTCATCATCCACAAGAACATGCCTCCACTATTAGTCATTGGCCTTGTGCCAAACTAAGCCTGAGAAGTTTGGACACCACTGGGCATAGATCTTTGATGCCAGTTTTTACCACTTTTACAGTCACGGAATTTTGTTAAATGACTGGAACACCAACCACTATCACATCTAATCAGTGTTGATATTTGTTTAGAGGAAAACAgcaagaaaataaataaattctgAAACGGAATAGAGGTGGGTATGGGGCCTTTCTGTCCTTAGCAGGCCgtgtattttaaaaaaaaataataggTCCAAGTTCTCTGTTTCCTGACCGGACTATAATTTAGCATCTTCAACTATTTAAAAAACAGAAATTGCTGGATGTTTATCTATTGAAGTAGTACTATACAATCTctatatgtatatgtatgtgtatGAGAGAGGGTTACAGCAGTTATAGAGATTTTCGTGTCAGTTTCCATAGCCTTCTGCGGAGGTTTCAAGAGCTGGTCCCATCTATAGATTTACAAAAAAATATACTAAAAAATTCGTAAAAATTCTGTGGAAAAGATGCCCTTAGTGTAGTAGCATTCACTTGTGGAAAGATCAACCCATGCATGCGAAGAAACTTCAACAGACTTTTTTGTTTTTTTGCCTATTTTTAATCAGTAGATAGAAGTTTTCTTATTGATTATTTAGGGTTTTTCTCGTAATTATTTTGTCTAAAGGAGCATAATCATGGATTCTTGGAGATGTTGTAACATGGTATTATTATTATGTAAGCTAATGTGGGTTTGGTATTATGCAATTTGTAAAAGTTAGGAGGGAAGTAGATCCTCGTGCATTGAGAAAATTTGTGCACCTCCTGGTTCGATTATTGGTTTGTATGTCAAATATCTCCACACAGTTAGTTAGAGACAAAGACTTGAAAATTATATGCTGCGAATAAATGGAGACTTGGAATTAAAACCTTCCGGAAATCAGCTTCTGCCTTTTATTTTTTTGGGGGTGGGGGTTGGGGGTAGGGAAGAACTTTTGTGACAGTTAAATGAAAATATATGCTCTAAATTTGTATTGCCTTAAACATCTATAGATACTAATGTGTATGAACAAGGGTATTATATAATTTGTTGTAAAATCTAGTTAGCTCGGGCATCTTAGGTTGGGTAGTTCGTGGCATAAGTTCTGCAGGAACGGTTATGAAGTTGTGCAAGAACTTAGCTCATTTAATAGAGGCATTTGTGAGTTGTGTCGGACTGTCGGTATAAACTGAGGTCGTAGAAATTTAAAGATTAGAGGTGAAAGAGATTCAAGAATTAGGTTAGAGTGAAAAATGTGATGGGGATTGGGGGCATAACATTCGTTCAGTTGCAAGTTGGAATACAAATCAAGTTTGAATGAGACCAGAATGATGAAAGGATAAGTATGATGCATAAGATGTACAAATTAAAGTATATATAAATTTGTTATTTTAGATTAAATGGGAATATATTGGCAGAAACAAAGTCAAAGTACCAAGGCTCAGATATGATACATATATACTATTAATAGGCAGTGGGATGGATTAATATTGACTATTGAACCAAATCAGAGAAGTGGAGAAAGGTGATAAAGAAGGGTTTGTAGTCTGTCATTTGGTCTCGAGTTTACTTGGTTACTTGTACTACCTGCTGAGTGTTGATTCTTACCTTGGATGATTTATTATCTAtcattaaattaaaaaaaatcagtcTGGATATGTTACATTGATAATCTTTATAATAATCATTATCTATTCAGATTAGGAAAACGAAACTGACAGTAGCAAAGTATGTACAACATAAGAGTAAGTAGGTAAAGTGATTCCAATCCGCTTCTATAAGAATCGCATACAAACATACACAGGTGTGTATTATAAAGTATattttaaatagattaataaaTTTCTGAAACGTTCAAAATGATACTAATTTTTTGGGTCCAGATAGTTGATCATATGTAAAGGAAACACTCGTTATTTTTTAAAGCTTCCAGTCCACTGGACACTTCTGTGCAGCAATTTTAGTCAtacataaaaatgaattaattaagaaaatataaTTTGCAGTTATGGTAAAATAACAGATCAAATTCTAATGTCAAATTTATAGTTGTAACAACTAAAAATTGTAAGGTTTTGGAACAATAGTTAAATCAGCAATATTATAAAGTTCATGATTGACATCTTTAGTTTGATATATATTGATATGTATTGAATTAGGGTAGTCAAGATAACAAAGGATGTGTGAATTTAAAGAGGAGTAAGAATATAGTTACAGTGTCTAATGTCTATCTCAACTACCTATTTAAAGCTATGAAAATAAACACTGCATAGTATGTAATAAATTAGTAATTTACCAAAAAAGGAAAATTTCTCAATATTTTAAAAACTTAAACTATTCTCTTCTATATATATCGTCCATGAGACTCGGCTGTCCTTGCCATTGTAGTTTGTACTTTGTCTTTCACATACTCAGACTTCCCCACCTGACTTTTTTTTTCATTCCAATACCCCATTTTCATCATACTTGAAAATCTGCCTATGAGAAAAGAGGCAGGGAGAGGCCAATTTTAGTGATAGATATGAGAGGAAGATCTTCAAAACAAGGGAATTCTAAAAGTGAAAGAGTGATAACAGATAAAAATCTTCCTAAAACCACACAAGAGCCTCACCTTTCAGGAGCTTACATCCGTAACCTTGTCAAACAGTTAACTTCATCCCGAGGAAAAGATACCATGAACCAAAAAGAGCACCTAGGTTCCTCTCTAGTACCTGATGAACATGATGGATTTACTAGCCACCATCAAAACTTAGGAGAATCCCAAGAAACACAACCAACTCAACCACCACAACACAAGAAACAAGTTAGGAGACGACTTCACACCACAAGGCCTTATCAAGAAAAGTTCCTCAATATGGCTGAGGCAAGACGAGAAATTGTCACTGCTCTCAAGCTTCATAGAGCCTCTATGAAACAAGCTAATGAAAACCACTCCCAGCCTACTTATCAGAATCAGTCAGAATCATTGCAAACTTCCCCTCCACCCCAACAAAAATCCAAATCAAGGAAAAATTCTAGAATTTATGCCTCTAGCAGTACTAGTAATTTCTCAAATAATTTAGGCAGCCTTCCCGGCCAATCTTTCCCTTATCAACCTGCTCGGAGTTCTTACTCATGGCCTATATGCAGTTCTGCTCCACCTCCCATTCCCGAAAACTTCAACCTTTTGCTGCCTAACCAGCCCTTGGGCTTGAATCTCAACCTCCAAGATTTTAACTACCTAGACACCACAATTTTTCAAAACAACTACATCTCTTCATCATACTATTCGCCCTCATCCCCATCAACGTCTAGTTCCCCTCCTCTTCTAGTTACTAAAGAAGAAACCCCGGATGTGGGGTTATCACAAGATCTTCCAGTGGCAGATCCTAGCATCAATTACGAAGGGGACCTAGGCCTCCATCACGCCGTGGACGATGAGGAAATGGCGGAGATCAGATCAGTAGGAGAGCAACATCAAATTGAGTGGGATGATACAATGGACTTGGTTACCTCAGCATGGTGGTATAAATTTTTCAAAAACATGGAAATCGAGCCCAATGGGTTTCATCCCTTCGATGAAGGCGTGGAATTCCCATCTTGGTTGAATGCAAATGATAATTGCTTTGAACAATTAGATGAACACGACTCTGGTGATTATTTTCAAGATCCTATGTTGCCACAGTAAGCATACTTTCTTCATTAATCTTGATATTTcctaataattaaatttatatagaGGTGTTTTATGTTCCTAGGATCCTTATCCGTACGGTTTTGTAtactttttctgattttaataATCATTATATTATTCTCCATAATAATGCCGTAAAATGCAATAATACCCAACAAACTCTCTGCGCCCATTTATGTCCCACATCATGTCCCCGTTTTATATATATTAGCTTTGCGTAGAGATTTAAAACTGGTGAATTGTATAAAGTCTCATTTTTGCATGATTCATGCAGGATGGACATCGGAGAAATTGAAGGAATGGATGGAGAATGGTTAGGTTGAAGAATTGATTACTTTTTGTATGATCAATTTGATGGGGTCTTTTTTTGTTGTTTAGtgttttttttccttttttttttgtAATAAGGCAGGCTAAATCTTTAGAGTTAGACTAAGCCATTTGAGAAAGATAATGAGGAAGCTGTTGTATTTTGATTTTGAAATATCTTGTAATATTCTgatgatatttatttattttaatatttcggTTCTTTACCTTAATTGTTGCGCAATTTGTTTTTCCACTTTTGTTAATGTGCAATTGTAAGCACCTGTAAATTAGAAATGAGATGTCAGAGAATTATTCCCAAAACGGTTTTTCGATGACATAATGTTGGGTTGATTTTCATCAAATGTGAAGAGGCCCTTTAATCATTTTCGCCGTTCTATTTTGACTGTACTTTTACTACACGAATCTTACACAAATAATGGTCAAGAGTTTATCTTCTGTCGTCCCATGTCTGGGTTCGATCCTTACTCACCCCGAGAATTTGAATTTACGAGAACCGATACTAATTTGTAAGGCTATAAGCCATATTtgtaaaaaaattagaaaataggACAAATTTACAAACGTATATTATGTTTAAGTCTATAGATGGATTTTTAATATTGGATGACAATCATATTTATTCTCACGAAATTGAATAATATTAGTTCCGAtccttttatttatagaaaagaaaatagaaaaacgGATGGCTTTAATTGTTGATGCAGGTCCTGCAAGGCTGTAACACACACATATTTAACTGCAGAAGTTCTGAACAAAATGCAGTATTATTAAAGAATATAGAGGAAAAGCTTAATCATGAATCAATTTTGGACAAATGTTCGTTTAACTTGTTATGTTTTGTTAATGATTCTTATTATTCTTCTTGAAGGATTTGCAGTTGCAGGTAGTGATCAGAGCTCTATAGTTTAAGCTGATAAACAAGATGCAGAATGTCATCAACATTCACAGCAACATCTCGCAATTTTCGACTAAGCATTGACGTTATAGTCCTATCAACATCTTCCAATGCAATGTGGCACACTTGTCCTTGCAGCCTCACTGCCTCATTCATCGCGCTTTTTAACTGCTCTGAATTCGATTGAACATGGGGTATGATCGCATAATCCAGATGACGTATTTTGGTTAGCCTATAGCGAGCCATAGTTATGTTTCCTACTAAACCTACAACACAATCTTTGAGCTTTTCTAGCTCTTCATTGCTTTTTGGAAGGCTTTTGAGTTGAGGAATAGTGTTTATGAATTTTATAAGGTCTTGAAGATCATGAATGGTTTGTTCGATTGCATCACGAGCCACGAGCCGTTTGTTGTTAAAGCTGTCTTGGATGCAACTCTGATATTCAGAATTGTCCGGGGACTGACTGGTCATGACTACATTGTTTGCAGCAATAAGCAAATTGAGTACATAAAAGTTGTGCGTCAATAGAAGTTCTCACTTATTGATGAATAAAAAATTTGAGTCTGTAAGCTTGAAG
This sequence is a window from Apium graveolens cultivar Ventura chromosome 9, ASM990537v1, whole genome shotgun sequence. Protein-coding genes within it:
- the LOC141682644 gene encoding protein AAL-toxin resistant 7, whose amino-acid sequence is MRGRSSKQGNSKSERVITDKNLPKTTQEPHLSGAYIRNLVKQLTSSRGKDTMNQKEHLGSSLVPDEHDGFTSHHQNLGESQETQPTQPPQHKKQVRRRLHTTRPYQEKFLNMAEARREIVTALKLHRASMKQANENHSQPTYQNQSESLQTSPPPQQKSKSRKNSRIYASSSTSNFSNNLGSLPGQSFPYQPARSSYSWPICSSAPPPIPENFNLLLPNQPLGLNLNLQDFNYLDTTIFQNNYISSSYYSPSSPSTSSSPPLLVTKEETPDVGLSQDLPVADPSINYEGDLGLHHAVDDEEMAEIRSVGEQHQIEWDDTMDLVTSAWWYKFFKNMEIEPNGFHPFDEGVEFPSWLNANDNCFEQLDEHDSGDYFQDPMLPQMDIGEIEGMDGEWLG